From a region of the Microcoleus sp. bin38.metabat.b11b12b14.051 genome:
- a CDS encoding tyrosine-type recombinase/integrase — protein MKVNKFGQATPLTQESYEQISNNFVAEIHKIFWAIAWYTGERPQAILKADVGQFYLNPTRRICRGSILFPGNTRKDKVSREIPCHRNLEILLRDFECPQIGYLFPSRVRLGRCLSRQAIDQSLRRALKRAGLQGQGYSLYSPRRGFITRLNNLGFNAGLIKSLSGHASLSSLGRYIDVPEEQRKNAINIF, from the coding sequence GTGAAAGTCAATAAATTTGGGCAGGCGACGCCACTAACTCAAGAAAGTTACGAACAAATTAGCAACAATTTTGTTGCGGAAATTCATAAAATCTTTTGGGCGATTGCTTGGTACACGGGCGAACGTCCTCAGGCTATCTTGAAAGCTGATGTTGGGCAATTTTATTTAAACCCTACAAGGCGTATTTGCCGAGGATCTATTCTTTTTCCAGGCAATACCCGCAAGGATAAAGTCTCGCGGGAAATTCCCTGCCACCGAAATTTGGAGATTTTATTGAGGGATTTCGAGTGCCCTCAAATTGGGTATTTGTTTCCTTCTCGCGTTCGACTGGGGCGGTGTCTGTCGCGGCAGGCGATCGATCAATCTTTGAGGCGAGCTTTGAAAAGGGCGGGGCTGCAAGGGCAGGGATACAGCTTGTACTCCCCGCGGCGGGGGTTCATAACCAGGCTTAACAATTTAGGGTTCAACGCTGGTTTGATTAAATCTCTGTCTGGGCACGCAAGCTTGAGCTCTCTGGGCCGCTACATTGACGTGCCAGAGGAACAGAGAAAGAATGCGATCAATATTTTCTAG